The following coding sequences lie in one Rutidosis leptorrhynchoides isolate AG116_Rl617_1_P2 chromosome 6, CSIRO_AGI_Rlap_v1, whole genome shotgun sequence genomic window:
- the LOC139854379 gene encoding probable carboxylesterase 18 gives MEASLNVPWKFKLFFSLASPAFDLILRNDGTVNRRLLSVINFISSIKKPANSEQVNGVKTYDVVVDQTRELWFRVFVPIQHAEEDLPVLVYFHGGGYVLGSPDMKTYDDLCRRFVNKLNVIVVSVNYRLAPEHRHPAQYDDGFDVLNFLDIHENRLNWLPDNANISHCFVAGDSAGGNLAHHVTRRACEIEFQKLKVIGLLGIHPFFGGEERTNSEMELNGIAPILKMKHTDWFWNAFLPLDEPQTRDHPLINVSGPNSVDISKTDFPATMVVVAGFDILRDWQLRYYEWLKNSGKETYLVDYPNMFHVFNIFPELPESEKLLSEMKEFIQKVLDKVC, from the exons ATGGAAGCATCATTAAACGTCCCATGGAAattcaaactttttttttctttagcCTCCCCTGCATTCGATTTAATACTGAGGAATGATGGCACCGTGAACCGGCGTCTACTCAGCGTCATAAACTTCATAAGCTCAATCAAGAAACCAGCTAATTCCGAACAAGTCAACGGGGTCAAAACGTACGATGTGGTCGTTGATCAAACTCGCGAACTTTGGTTCCGTGTATTTGTCCCCATACAACATGCTGAAGAAGATCTTCCTGTTCTTGTCTACTTCCATGGAGGTGGATACGTTCTAGGTTCCCCTGACATGAAAACATACGATGATTTGTGTCGTAGGTTCGTGAATAAATTGAATGTGATAGTTGTTTCTGTTAACTATCGTCTTGCACCCGAGCATCGTCATCCTGCGCAATATGACGATGGGTTTGACGTGTTGAACTTTTTGGACATTCATGAAAATAGATTAAATTGGTTACCCGATAATGCGAATATTTCACATTGTTTTGTTGCGGGTGATAGCGCTGGTGGAAACCTAGCTCATCATGTTACTAGAAGAGCATGCGAAATCGAATTCCAAAAACTTAAG GTAATTGGTCTATTGGGGATTCACCCATTTTTTGGTGGAGAGGAGCGAACAAATTCTGAAATGGAACTTAACGGAATTGCGCCTATTTTAAAAATGAAGCACACAGATTGGTTTTGGAACGCATTCTTGCCCCTAGATGAACCCCAAACCCGTGACCATCCCCTCATCAACGTGAGTGGACCGAATAGTGTGGACATATCAAAAACCGATTTTCCGGCAACCATGGTGGTTGTGGCTGGATTCGATATTCTACGAGACTGGCAGTTAAGGTACTACGAGTGGTTGAAGAACTCGGGAAAAGAAACATATTTGGTGGACTACCCAAATATGTTCCATGTATTCAATATTTTTCCCGAGTTGCCTGAATCTGAGAAACTTTTATCGGAAATGAAAGAGTTTATTCAAAAGGTTTTAGATAAGGTGTGCTAA